The segment CTTGCATGAAGGATTTCTTGTACTTGTTTCTCCAATTGACCAGCTCTGTCACGTCGGCCTCTACAAAGGAAGTAACATGTGGTGCTGTTTGCACCGACGATAACATGCGCTGGGCAATCATTTTGCGCATTCGATCCATTTCGATGATCTCATCCTCTCCTGTGAAAATCGCCGGAGCAGGCTGTATTGATTTCGATTTTGATTTCGAACTAGCCTTTGACCCTATGCCAGGTTCATCTACATAGTTCTTAGGTCTTTTCGATCTCACCAATGCCAAAATATCCTTCTTGGTTACGCGACCATCATGGCCTGTACCTGTCAATCCATCCAATTCTTTCATGCTAATTCCCTCCTCTCGCACAATTGTCATCACCAATGGAGAATAAAATCTACCAGACTCAGACTTTTGCACAGCAGGTTTTGCTTTGCTCGCAACAGTCGCAGAATGCGAAGACATGGCCTCTGTCAATATAGCCTCTGCTTCCTCTACTGCTACTTTTACTTCATGTTTTGCTGTTTCTTTCTTTTCACTGATTTGGGCATCGTCTACCTCTATGATGGCGATGGGTTTACCTACCTCTACTACATCTCCTTCATTGGCCAAAATTTCTTGTAGTACACCTGAATAAGTAGAAGGTACTTCGGTATCTACCTTGTCAGTAGCGACTTCTAGTACAGATTCGTCTTGCTCGATAGTTTCTCCTACTTTTTTGAGCCATGAGAGGATGGTTCCTTCCATGATACTTTCGCCCATTTTGGGCATCACCATTTCTACTTGAGCCATATCAGTGTGAATTCTTATTTTTGGGAATATGCCGCAATATAGGCGATTAATGACTAAAAATCATGCCTCGTTCAAGGTTTGACGGATGAAGTCTAAGGCCTTGACGGTACTGTATTCAATATTGAGTAGTCTGGTTCCTGGTGACTGAATTTTTTGAGTTTTCAGCTTCCCACCAAATGAAATTGCCATCCAAACCGTACCTACAGGTTTTTCTTCTGTGCCGCCATCCGGTCCAGCGATACCTGTGGTAGAAATTCCTATGTCGACTTTCATTTTTTTTCTGATTCCCTCAGCCATTTCTTTGGCTGTTTCCTCGCTCACTGCCCCATGTTTTTCGAGTGTTTTGGCAGAGACACCAAGTTCCCTTTCTTTGATCGAATTGTGATAAGCAATGACAGACCCGTAGTAATACTCCGAACTACCTGGTACCGATGTAAGCTTGTGCGAAAGATAGCCTCCCGTACAGCTTTCGGCCGTTGCAATCGTCAAATTCTTTTGTTTGAGTAGTTCACCAATCGCATCTTCTATCTCCAAATCACCAAAACCATAGACATACTGCTGTATCTGTGGCAACAAATTGGATATCTGCGCATTCATCTCCAGTTCTAGGAGTTCACGGTCGTCTGATATACCAGTCAACCTCAATTTTACCTGACTCCTCCCTGGCAGGTATGCCAATGCCAAATGAGCTGGCAATGCATCCTCCCACCGTGCGATTTCCTCTGCCAACCACGACTCACCAATCCCTATCGTTCTGATGACTTTGTGGATTATAATTGGGAGTTGAAATCGCTTCTTGATCTTTGGCAAAATACTTTTGGTCATCATGGCCTTCATCTCGAAAGGCACCCCTGGCATAGAGACCACTACTTTTCGGTCTATGTCAAACCACATCCCAGGTGCTGTCCCACAATCATTGGTGATTTTGGTAGAACCTTTGGGCAGAAATGCTTGTTGCCTATTGATCTCTGTCAAAGGCTTTCCAAACTTCTTAAATATCGACTCCACATCTTCCAGTGCACTGATATTGAGTTCCAAAGGCATCTCAAAATAATCCGACAAGGCTTTTTTGGTCAAGTCGTCTTTGGTTGGACCTAGCCCACCCGTCACAAAAACAAGCTGCACTTTTCCCAAG is part of the Reichenbachiella agarivorans genome and harbors:
- a CDS encoding dihydrolipoamide acetyltransferase family protein, encoding MAQVEMVMPKMGESIMEGTILSWLKKVGETIEQDESVLEVATDKVDTEVPSTYSGVLQEILANEGDVVEVGKPIAIIEVDDAQISEKKETAKHEVKVAVEEAEAILTEAMSSHSATVASKAKPAVQKSESGRFYSPLVMTIVREEGISMKELDGLTGTGHDGRVTKKDILALVRSKRPKNYVDEPGIGSKASSKSKSKSIQPAPAIFTGEDEIIEMDRMRKMIAQRMLSSVQTAPHVTSFVEADVTELVNWRNKYKKSFMQEHGQALTFTPIFIEAVANAIRDYPMINVQVEGSKIIKKGNINIGMAVALPSGNLIVPVIKNADRQGLKELSFAVNDLAKRGRDNKLTPDDLSEGTYTISNVGSFGNVMGTPILVQPQVGILALGTIVKKPAVIETPQGDFIGIRHKMFLSHSYDHRVVDGALGGMFVRRVADYLEQFDTDRSI
- a CDS encoding competence/damage-inducible protein A codes for the protein MKEVFADIITIGDEILYGQILDTNSQWISQQLDDIGVKVRRKYSISDQSEIIREAVDESLGKVQLVFVTGGLGPTKDDLTKKALSDYFEMPLELNISALEDVESIFKKFGKPLTEINRQQAFLPKGSTKITNDCGTAPGMWFDIDRKVVVSMPGVPFEMKAMMTKSILPKIKKRFQLPIIIHKVIRTIGIGESWLAEEIARWEDALPAHLALAYLPGRSQVKLRLTGISDDRELLELEMNAQISNLLPQIQQYVYGFGDLEIEDAIGELLKQKNLTIATAESCTGGYLSHKLTSVPGSSEYYYGSVIAYHNSIKERELGVSAKTLEKHGAVSEETAKEMAEGIRKKMKVDIGISTTGIAGPDGGTEEKPVGTVWMAISFGGKLKTQKIQSPGTRLLNIEYSTVKALDFIRQTLNEA